One Palaemon carinicauda isolate YSFRI2023 chromosome 4, ASM3689809v2, whole genome shotgun sequence DNA segment encodes these proteins:
- the LOC137639255 gene encoding piggyBac transposable element-derived protein 4-like — MDGKKKVFYSQAELDEIMNNSGLTDVSAIFESDDESEIDHVEYEVEDDSDMDKDYEQPPSSDDDSEEFMDEQCFQSRAQKRKLTTSTPRKPRVASQIDVRPHPPSTPHQPLDDSLPSPSLASMHHSVHRPASPTPGTSIATPAVSRVSKRRRGNAARGGATQALSSADPAVPPAPSADPAVPPAPSADPAVPPAPSADPAVPPPPSADPSVPPTPSADPAVRPPPSADPAVPPPVARGRRRSNANEEDKATRMHDFGTSTVTSKSGYRWNCRPQSSSRVRTPARNIVGPITSGPTPEARSADTPEKALSLFFGDNIIDEIVQWTNKIIPQRAAKYTNRRGGLSLTEPDEIRALLGLLIFSGGQRDNHLTTREMFSPKTGPPIYRAAMSEDRFCFLLSCLRFDDKDTRAQRQTTDKFAVIRVIWDIFIDNCGKMYVPSETVTVDEQLLAFHGNCPFRMYIPSKPAKYGIKLFLICDSKSKYMLRAIPYLGKEDTQPQARGGINVGHKITKDLTEPYHKRNRNVTTDNWFSSVPLVTDLLHNCGMTLIGTVKANKKEIPQEMKETRTRMVGSSAFLFVNDMTLVSYCKDTSRTKKKLGYLLSSMHTQPTIMPNGKPEIICFYNETKGGVDAFDQMCAIYSVSRKTSRWPMSIFYGMINSCVINSWIIYKENQQTIGSKPIERRFYMQNMAEALIKAWAGKRMFNTRIPRTIKTVINTVCNISLPVRDDQASLTVMADSRAPMVRCSLCDRAKDRKTRYRCQGCTRPVCPQHIYTWCVDCPH, encoded by the coding sequence ATGGatggaaaaaagaaagttttttattctcaggcagaattagatgaaataatgaacaattcaggCTTAACAGATGTGAGTGCAATATTTgaaagtgatgatgaaagtgagatTGATCATGTTGAATATGAGGTGGAAGATGACTCAGATATGGACAAAGATTATGAACAACCACCTAGCAGTGATGATGATAGTGAGGAGTTTATGGATGAACAATGTTTTCAAAGTAGGGCCCAAAAGAGAAAACTAACTACATCAACACCTCGCAAGCCACGTGTTGCCAGCCAAATAGACGTCAGGCCTCACCCTCCCTCCACTCCCCACCAACCCCTGGACGACTCTCTACCATCCCCCTCCCTAGCCTCAATGCACCACTCTGTCCACCGCCCAGCCTCTCCTACCCCTGGTACCTCTATTGCTACCCCTGCTGTAAGTAGGGTGAGTAAGAGACGCCGTGGTAATGCTGCTCGAGGAGGTGCTACACAAGCTTTGtcctctgctgaccctgctgtgcctcctgctccctctgctgaccctgctgtgccccCTGCTCCCTCTGcagaccctgctgtgcctcctgctccctctgctgaccctgctgtgcctcctcctccctctgctgaccctTCTGTGCCTCCtactccctctgctgaccctgctgtgcgtcctcctccctctgctgaccctgctgtgcctcctcctgTTGCCAGGGGAAGACGAAGGAGCAATGCTAATGAAGAAGACAAGGCTACAAGAATGCATGACTTCGGAACCAGTACAGTGACATCCAAGTCTGGCTATAGGTGGAATTGTCGACCACAGTCATCCAGTAGAGTAAGGACACCAGCACGAAACATTGTTGGTCCTATCACCTCAGGACCAACACCGGAGGCAAGGAGTGCAGACACTCCAGAAAAAGCCTTGAGCTTGTTCTTTGGAGATAATATTATCGACGAGATAGTGCAATGGACCAACAAAATAATTCCTCAGCGGGCAGCCAAGTATACTAACCGGAGAGGAGGGTTATCCCTAACAGAACCGGATGAGATACGTGCACTTTTGGGACTATTGATCTTCAGTGGTGGCCAGAGGGATAACCACCTGACAACTAGGGAAATGTTTAGCCCCAAGACCGGCCCACCAATTTATCGTGCAGCCATGTCAGAGGACCGCTTCTGCTTCCTTCTCAGCTGTTTGAGATTTGATGACAAAGACACGAGAGCTCAGAGACAGACAACGGACAAGTTTGCAGTTATTCGTGTTATCTGGGACATCTTTATTGACAACTGTGGGAAAATGTACGTCCCAAGTGAAACAGTTACAGTGGATGAACAGCTGCTGGCATTCCATGGAAACTGCCCATTCCGCATGTATATTCCTAGCAAACCAGCAAAATATGGGATCAAACTTTTCCTTATATGTGACAGTAAAAGCAAGTACATGCTGAGAGCAATACCCTACCTGGGGAAAGAAGACACACAACCTCAGGCCCGGGGTGGCATAAACGTTGGTCATAAGATCACAAAGGATCTTACAGAACCCTACCACAAAAGAAACAGAAACGTAACCACCGACAATTGGTTTAGTTCTGTGCCCTTGGTCACTGATCTTCTACACAACTGTGGCATGACCCTAATTGGCACTGTGAAAGCAAACAAGAAAGAAATTCCCCAGGAAATGAAAGAAACAAGAACTAGGATGGTAGGTTCTAGTGCATTCTTATTCGTGAATGACATGACGTTGGTGTCATACTGCAAGGACACTTCAAGAACGAAAAAGAAGTTAGGGTATCTATTATCATCAATGCACACACAGCCAACCATAATGCCCAATGGCAAGCCCGAGatcatttgtttttataatgaGACGAAAGGTGGAGTTGATGCATTCGATCAAATGTGTGCAATATACTCAGTTTCACGCAAGACAAGCAGGTGGCCCATGAGTATTTTCTATGGGATGATAAATTCCTGTGTAATCAACTCGTGGATAATCTACAAGGAAAATCAGCAGACAATAGGTTCTAAACCAATTGAGAGACGCTTCTATATGCAAAATATGGCAGAGGCCCTTATCAAAGCATGGGCAGGAAAGAGGATGTTCAACACAAGGATTCCCAGAACCATCAAAACTGTGATCAACACAGTCTGCAACATTTCTTTACCTGTCAGGGATGATCAAGCAAGTCTCACAGTGATGGCGGACAGCAGGGCTCCCATGGTGCGGTGCTCACTGTGTGACAGGGCCAAAGACAGGAAGACACGATACAGGTGTCAAGGCTGTACACGCCCTGTGTGTCCTCAACACATCTACACTTGGTGCGTGGACTGCCCACACTAA